One window of the Gammaproteobacteria bacterium genome contains the following:
- a CDS encoding recombination regulator RecX — MNLLARREHSTRQLRRKLSARGMEGAVVDDTLAALAEERLLSDERFIESLVRSRIAKGYGPLRIQAELREHGIGDEQIGNAVDADAGFWRDRIVDVRRKRFGAAPPSDVNERAKQMRFLQYRGFTSEQIRAAFKQADSDE, encoded by the coding sequence ATGAATCTGCTCGCCCGGCGCGAGCACTCCACCCGGCAGTTGCGGCGCAAGTTGAGCGCCCGTGGCATGGAAGGCGCCGTCGTCGATGATACCTTGGCGGCGCTTGCCGAAGAGCGCCTGCTCAGTGATGAGCGCTTTATCGAAAGTCTGGTGCGTTCGCGTATTGCCAAGGGTTATGGGCCATTGCGTATCCAGGCTGAATTGCGCGAGCATGGCATCGGCGACGAACAGATCGGCAATGCCGTCGACGCTGACGCCGGGTTTTGGCGCGACAGGATTGTTGATGTAAGGCGCAAGCGCTTCGGCGCTGCGCCGCCATCCGATGTAAACGAACGCGCGAAGCAGATGCGCTTTTTGCAATACCGGGGCTTTACCTCCGAACAGATCAGGGCCGCTTTCAAGCAGGCCGATAGTGATGAGTGA
- the alaS gene encoding alanine--tRNA ligase, producing MMTSAEVRSAFIDFFRGHGHAVVPSSSLVPANDPTLLFTNAGMVQFKDVFLGLEHRPYTRAVSSQRCVRAGGKHNDLENVGYTARHHTFFEMLGNFSFGDYFKREAIQYAWEFLTQVLKLPPERLWITVFEEDDEAADIWLKEIKVDPARFSRIGAHDNFWSMGDTGPCGPCSEIFYDHGPAVAGGPPGSPEADGDRYIEIWNLVFMQYNRAPDGTLTPLPKPSVDTGMGLERLAAVMQHVHGNYEIDLFRNLIRAVAQLAGVADLGNNSLKVVADHIRAGAFLIADGVMPSNEGRGYVLRRIIRRAIRHGNKLGIKDAFFYKLVAPLVAEMGAAYPELTHAQQQVERMLRLEEERFAETLEHGLKILEQDISKLAGKVIPGATVFRLYDTYGFPVDLTGDIAREHGLTLDTAGFEREMEAQRERARAASQFDVAYAGKLMGVEGSTDFTGYEHLAGEAAIVALYRDDGTAVNALESGQAGKVILNRTPFYAESGGQAGDGGVIKGGQADFEVHGTQKQGEGVHIHNGALKSGALRVGDKVQAQVNAAKRQAIALNHSATHLLHAALRQVLGPHVAQKGSLVEAERLRFDFSHFEPLSPAQVRAVERLVNGQIRANCEAQTRVMSYDEAVAAGAMALFGEKYGDQVRVLSIGEFSTELCGGTHVRRAGDIGLFKFVSEAGVASGVRRIEAITGQRALEWVEEEEDRLLRIADAIKAGRDNVDDKVGQLVERARKLEKELEQIKGKLASNQGSDLAAQAVEINGIKVLAACLEGVDPKALRDTVDQLKNKLGSAAVVLAAVADGKVSLVAGVTKDCIAQVKAGELVNMVALQVGGKGGGRPDMAQAGGDNPAALAAALAAVPEWVRQQLA from the coding sequence ATGATGACCAGTGCTGAAGTGCGTAGCGCCTTTATCGATTTTTTTCGCGGCCACGGCCACGCGGTGGTGCCCAGCAGTTCGCTGGTGCCTGCCAACGACCCCACCCTGTTGTTTACCAACGCTGGCATGGTGCAGTTCAAGGATGTCTTCCTGGGCCTTGAGCACCGCCCCTACACCCGTGCCGTGAGTTCCCAGCGCTGTGTGCGCGCCGGCGGCAAACACAACGATCTGGAAAACGTCGGCTACACCGCGCGCCACCACACCTTCTTCGAGATGCTGGGCAATTTCAGCTTCGGCGATTACTTCAAGCGCGAGGCGATTCAATACGCCTGGGAATTCCTCACGCAAGTGCTGAAGCTGCCGCCCGAGCGCTTGTGGATCACGGTGTTCGAGGAAGATGACGAGGCCGCCGATATCTGGCTCAAGGAGATTAAGGTAGATCCGGCACGGTTTTCAAGGATAGGCGCGCACGACAACTTCTGGTCGATGGGCGACACCGGCCCCTGCGGCCCCTGTTCCGAGATCTTCTACGATCACGGACCTGCCGTGGCGGGTGGACCGCCGGGCTCGCCGGAGGCCGATGGCGACCGCTACATCGAAATCTGGAACCTGGTGTTCATGCAATACAACCGTGCCCCGGATGGCACGCTCACGCCATTACCCAAGCCCTCGGTGGACACCGGCATGGGGCTGGAGCGTTTGGCGGCGGTGATGCAGCATGTGCACGGCAATTACGAGATTGATCTGTTCCGCAACCTGATCCGCGCGGTGGCGCAACTGGCGGGGGTCGCTGATCTGGGCAACAACTCGCTCAAGGTCGTAGCGGATCATATCCGCGCCGGCGCTTTCCTGATTGCCGATGGCGTGATGCCTTCCAACGAAGGGCGCGGCTATGTGCTGCGCCGCATCATCCGCCGCGCCATTCGCCACGGCAACAAGCTGGGGATCAAAGACGCCTTTTTCTACAAGCTGGTGGCGCCCCTGGTTGCCGAAATGGGTGCCGCCTATCCCGAATTGACACACGCCCAGCAGCAGGTGGAGCGGATGCTGCGCCTCGAAGAAGAGCGCTTTGCCGAAACGCTGGAACACGGCCTCAAAATCCTGGAGCAGGACATCAGCAAGTTGGCGGGCAAGGTGATTCCGGGCGCTACGGTATTTCGCCTCTACGACACCTACGGCTTCCCCGTCGATCTCACCGGCGATATCGCCCGTGAGCATGGCCTGACCCTTGATACAGCCGGATTCGAGCGCGAGATGGAGGCGCAACGCGAACGCGCCCGCGCCGCCAGCCAATTCGATGTGGCCTATGCTGGCAAGCTAATGGGTGTGGAGGGGAGTACGGATTTTACCGGCTACGAACACCTTGCGGGCGAAGCCGCGATCGTTGCCTTGTATCGGGATGACGGCACGGCGGTAAATGCGCTGGAATCAGGGCAAGCCGGCAAGGTTATCCTTAACCGCACCCCGTTTTATGCCGAATCCGGCGGCCAGGCAGGTGATGGCGGTGTCATCAAGGGTGGGCAGGCCGACTTTGAGGTGCATGGCACCCAAAAACAGGGTGAAGGTGTACATATCCACAACGGTGCACTGAAATCCGGTGCCTTGCGCGTGGGTGACAAGGTGCAGGCGCAGGTCAATGCTGCCAAGCGCCAGGCCATCGCCCTCAACCACTCTGCTACCCATCTGCTGCATGCCGCGCTACGCCAGGTGCTCGGCCCGCACGTCGCGCAGAAGGGTTCGCTGGTTGAGGCTGAACGGCTGCGCTTCGACTTTTCCCACTTCGAGCCACTTTCGCCCGCGCAGGTCAGGGCGGTCGAACGTCTGGTCAACGGGCAGATCCGCGCCAACTGCGAGGCGCAAACCCGCGTCATGTCCTATGATGAGGCAGTAGCAGCGGGCGCCATGGCGCTGTTCGGCGAAAAATACGGTGATCAGGTGCGCGTACTCAGTATCGGTGAATTTTCAACCGAACTGTGCGGCGGCACCCATGTGCGCCGCGCCGGTGACATCGGCCTGTTCAAGTTTGTTTCTGAAGCGGGTGTGGCGTCGGGCGTGCGCCGCATCGAGGCCATCACTGGTCAGCGCGCGCTGGAGTGGGTCGAGGAGGAGGAAGACCGCCTGCTACGCATCGCCGATGCCATCAAGGCAGGCCGCGATAACGTGGATGACAAGGTTGGGCAGCTTGTCGAGCGGGCACGCAAGCTGGAAAAAGAGCTGGAGCAGATCAAAGGCAAGCTGGCGAGCAATCAGGGCAGCGACCTTGCTGCGCAGGCGGTGGAGATCAACGGCATCAAAGTGCTCGCCGCCTGTCTTGAGGGTGTAGACCCCAAGGCATTGCGTGATACGGTGGACCAGCTCAAGAACAAGCTCGGCTCGGCTGCCGTGGTGTTGGCAGCGGTGGCAGATGGCAAGGTTAGCCTGGTGGCCGGCGTTACCAAAGATTGTATCGCCCAGGTGAAGGCAGGCGAGCTGGTCAATATGGTGGCCTTGCAGGTGGGTGGCAAGGGTGGTGGGCGGCCTGACATGGCCCAGGCGGGCGGTGATAACCCCGCGGCCCTCGCCGCTGCGCTGGCCGCCGTACCGGAGTGGGTGCGGCAGCAGCTTGCATAG
- the recA gene encoding recombinase RecA translates to MTDENKKKALGAALSQIEKQFGKGSVMRMGDGGVARDIGVISTGSLGLDIALGIGGLPRGRIVEIYGPESSGKTTLTLQVIAQAQKLGGTAAFIDAEHALDPAYARKLGVNIDDLLVSQPDTGEQALEIADMLVRSGAVDVVVIDSVAALTPKAEIEGEMGDSHMGLQARLMSQALRKLTGNINRSNTMVIFINQIRMKIGVMFGNPETTTGGNALKFYASVRLDIRRTGAIKKGDEIVGSETRVKVVKNKVAPPFKEANFEIMYGEGTSREGELIELGVEHGFVEKSGAWYSCNGERIGQGKDNVRTYLKEHPDMARDIEEKIRAKLLHKPHAAETEQVDA, encoded by the coding sequence ATGACAGATGAAAACAAGAAAAAGGCGCTGGGCGCGGCGCTGAGCCAGATTGAAAAGCAGTTCGGCAAGGGTTCGGTGATGCGTATGGGCGATGGCGGCGTGGCGCGTGATATCGGCGTGATTTCGACCGGCTCGTTGGGGTTGGACATTGCGCTGGGCATCGGCGGCCTGCCGCGCGGGCGCATTGTTGAGATCTACGGGCCAGAGTCTTCGGGCAAAACCACATTGACGCTGCAAGTGATCGCCCAAGCGCAAAAGCTGGGTGGTACCGCGGCCTTCATCGACGCCGAGCACGCCCTGGACCCGGCCTATGCCCGCAAGCTGGGTGTGAATATTGATGATCTGCTGGTGTCGCAGCCGGATACCGGCGAACAGGCCCTGGAAATTGCCGATATGCTGGTGCGTTCCGGCGCGGTCGATGTTGTGGTGATCGACTCGGTGGCGGCGCTCACGCCCAAGGCCGAGATTGAAGGCGAGATGGGCGATTCCCACATGGGACTGCAAGCGCGTCTGATGTCTCAGGCGCTACGGAAATTGACGGGCAACATCAATCGTTCCAACACCATGGTGATCTTCATCAACCAGATTCGCATGAAGATCGGCGTGATGTTCGGCAACCCCGAAACCACCACCGGCGGCAATGCGCTCAAGTTCTATGCCTCGGTGCGCCTCGACATTCGCCGCACCGGCGCCATCAAGAAGGGCGATGAGATCGTCGGCAGCGAGACGCGCGTCAAGGTCGTCAAAAACAAGGTGGCGCCACCCTTTAAAGAGGCAAATTTCGAGATCATGTATGGCGAAGGCACGTCCCGCGAGGGTGAGCTCATCGAGCTGGGCGTCGAGCACGGTTTCGTCGAAAAATCAGGCGCCTGGTACAGTTGCAACGGCGAACGTATCGGCCAGGGCAAGGACAATGTGCGCACCTACCTGAAGGAACACCCCGACATGGCGCGTGATATCGAAGAAAAGATTCGCGCCAAGTTGTTGCACAAGCCCCACGCTGCCGAGACGGAGCAGGTTGACGCCTGA
- the csrA gene encoding carbon storage regulator CsrA, giving the protein MLILTRRVGETLIIGDDVTVTVLGVKGNQVRIGVNAPKDVSVHREEIYQRIQKEKEHAHAEEEGLGV; this is encoded by the coding sequence ATGCTGATTCTAACCCGTCGTGTGGGTGAAACACTGATAATAGGTGACGATGTCACCGTAACTGTTTTAGGCGTTAAAGGTAATCAAGTACGGATTGGTGTGAATGCTCCGAAGGATGTGAGCGTGCATCGCGAAGAGATATACCAGCGCATCCAGAAAGAAAAGGAGCACGCGCACGCTGAGGAAGAAGGGCTGGGCGTATAA
- a CDS encoding aspartate kinase produces the protein MALIVQKYGGTSVGSLERIANVAEKVIAARAAGHDLIVVVSAMTGETDRLLGLAKGIDPQPSPRELDVLLSTGEQATIALLSMALEKRGCPARSYTGAQVRILTDSAFNKARIVDIDVQRLRADLASGRVLVVAGFQGVDEAGNITTLGRGGSDTTAVALAAALKADECQIYTDVDGVYTTDPRVVPEARRLDRITYEEMLEMASLGAKVLQIRSVEFASKYNVPLRVLSSFAEGQGTLISSEEDVMEQALISGIAFNRDEAKLTVLGVPDQPGVAHRILGPVADANIEVDMIVQNVAEDSTTDFTFTVHRNDYDKALRILRETADELAAREVTGDNKIVKISLVGVGMRSHAGIASTMFKTLATEGINIRMISTSEIKISVVVDEKYLELGVRALHAAFHLDDKK, from the coding sequence ATGGCTCTGATTGTCCAAAAATACGGTGGCACCTCTGTAGGGTCGCTTGAACGCATCGCCAACGTGGCGGAAAAGGTTATTGCCGCGCGTGCTGCGGGGCATGATCTGATTGTGGTGGTGTCCGCCATGACGGGCGAAACCGACCGGCTGCTCGGGCTGGCCAAAGGCATTGATCCCCAGCCCAGCCCGCGCGAACTGGATGTTCTGCTTTCCACCGGCGAGCAGGCCACCATTGCATTGCTGAGCATGGCGCTGGAAAAGCGCGGCTGTCCGGCGCGCTCCTATACCGGCGCCCAGGTGCGCATCCTGACAGACAGCGCCTTTAACAAAGCGCGCATCGTGGATATCGACGTGCAACGCCTGCGCGCGGACCTGGCCTCCGGGCGGGTTCTGGTGGTTGCGGGCTTTCAGGGCGTCGACGAAGCGGGCAACATCACCACGCTGGGGCGCGGCGGATCGGATACCACGGCTGTGGCCTTGGCCGCTGCACTGAAGGCCGATGAGTGCCAGATCTATACCGATGTGGATGGTGTCTACACCACGGATCCGCGCGTCGTCCCCGAGGCGCGCCGCCTGGATCGCATCACCTACGAAGAGATGCTGGAAATGGCGAGCCTGGGCGCCAAGGTGTTGCAGATCCGCTCGGTGGAGTTTGCCAGCAAGTACAACGTACCTTTGCGTGTCCTGTCTTCTTTTGCGGAGGGCCAGGGCACATTGATTAGTTCTGAGGAAGATGTAATGGAGCAGGCGCTGATTTCCGGCATCGCGTTTAACCGTGACGAAGCCAAACTGACCGTATTGGGTGTGCCCGATCAACCCGGCGTTGCCCACCGCATCCTCGGCCCTGTCGCAGATGCCAATATCGAAGTGGACATGATCGTGCAGAACGTCGCCGAAGACTCGACGACGGATTTTACTTTCACGGTACACCGCAACGATTATGACAAGGCGTTGCGCATTCTGCGTGAAACGGCGGATGAGCTGGCCGCGCGTGAGGTGACCGGCGACAATAAAATCGTCAAGATTTCGCTGGTAGGCGTAGGAATGCGCTCCCATGCAGGCATCGCCAGCACCATGTTCAAGACACTGGCCACTGAGGGAATCAATATCCGCATGATCTCCACATCGGAGATCAAGATTTCCGTCGTAGTGGATGAAAAATATCTGGAGCTGGGCGTGCGCGCACTGCATGCCGCATTTCATCTCGACGATAAGAAATAG